The Acidobacteriota bacterium DNA segment GTTCTCCGGAACGAGCGGCCTCCAGAACGACGGCCAGCCGGTGCCCGAGTCGAACTTGTGTATCGAAGCGAAGAGAGGCTCACCGCTCACCACGTCCACGTAGATCCCGGGGCGGTGATTGTCCCAATAAGCGTTGCGGAACGGGGGCTCGGTCGCTCCGTTCTGCGTCACCTCGTACTGCAGGGGCGTCAGCTTCGCCCGGAGTTCGGCTTCGGTGGGCTTCGCGTTCATGGCCTGTCGTCCTCCGGGACCCGCGCCGGCGAGCGCAAGGGCCGTCGAGAAGAGAGCGAGCGAGGTCTGGATCGGGCGGCTCATCCGGTCGTCTCCGAGGAAGGTGCGCGACCCAGCTTGGCGGAGGCCGGCGGCCACGGCAAACCGTCGCCTCAGCGCGAGCACCCCTCCGGCGACCGGTCGGCTCCGCCGC contains these protein-coding regions:
- the msrB gene encoding peptide-methionine (R)-S-oxide reductase, which translates into the protein MSRPIQTSLALFSTALALAGAGPGGRQAMNAKPTEAELRAKLTPLQYEVTQNGATEPPFRNAYWDNHRPGIYVDVVSGEPLFASIHKFDSGTGWPSFWRPLVPENVVTRTDRSWFVTRTEVLSRHAGSHLGHVFEDGPPPTGLRYCINSAALRFVPVERLEEEGYGRFLPLFREGAAADRGSNGR